A genomic stretch from Bacterioplanes sanyensis includes:
- a CDS encoding methyl-accepting chemotaxis protein produces the protein MQFLGAVSIKVKILSLAAVAIVGFITNLLINSSVNQENSERLQTIQERYFPVVQESKANLVRLARIEELLSTAVSTGEMDFVRSADALQKEVLNSFDSLDSLWPGAANDSRSARQAFSEYFRVARNVSAGMAEGTIDMSSLSGSIKTMNAALELSRGQMQQYSAAAIAAFDETVTQSNNAVKDALLYGMIVTLVAVVILLLVAWSTTRSIGKSLSGLLGSLKDIAQGEGHLTRRIDKTSSDEIGDVVDWFNLFVEKLHSSIGEIVAACQPLTKVSADLGDLTSQTSQASERQNMATEQVSLVVEEMATSIREVSSSANSAAEAAHDADSSAKAGGEVVNQTVTSINRLAQEVERAGDVIRQLEADTGNVAAILDVIKGIAEQTNLLALNAAIEAARAGEQGRGFAVVADEVRTLASRTQDSTQEIQNVIEKLQSAANSAVSAMADSKARAEESVTQAAKTNDSLSVITEKIESISAMNMSIASTTEQQDQAAASILENVSGIRATSEAALASVQQVENASQSLASISATLQRVTGQFRV, from the coding sequence ATGCAGTTTCTTGGCGCTGTTAGCATCAAAGTTAAAATCCTTTCGCTCGCCGCTGTGGCCATTGTTGGCTTTATTACTAATCTTCTTATCAACTCTAGCGTCAACCAGGAAAACTCAGAGCGCTTGCAGACCATTCAAGAGCGCTATTTTCCCGTGGTGCAGGAGTCGAAAGCCAACCTAGTGCGCTTGGCGCGAATCGAAGAGCTGCTGTCTACCGCAGTCAGTACCGGGGAAATGGACTTTGTACGCAGTGCCGATGCACTGCAAAAAGAAGTGCTGAACAGCTTTGACAGTCTGGATTCCCTCTGGCCCGGCGCCGCTAATGACAGTCGCTCCGCACGCCAGGCCTTCAGTGAGTATTTTCGTGTAGCACGTAATGTCTCTGCTGGCATGGCAGAGGGCACCATCGACATGAGCAGCCTCAGTGGCTCAATTAAAACCATGAATGCCGCGTTGGAGCTCAGCCGAGGGCAAATGCAGCAATACAGCGCCGCGGCAATTGCCGCTTTTGACGAAACGGTCACCCAGTCCAATAACGCGGTGAAGGATGCCCTGCTGTATGGAATGATCGTCACCCTAGTCGCTGTGGTGATCTTATTATTGGTTGCTTGGAGCACCACACGCAGCATTGGTAAGTCGCTGTCCGGCTTGCTGGGTTCACTTAAAGACATTGCTCAGGGGGAAGGGCACCTGACTAGGCGCATCGATAAAACCAGCAGTGATGAAATTGGCGACGTCGTTGACTGGTTCAACCTGTTCGTAGAAAAGCTGCACAGCAGCATTGGTGAAATCGTGGCTGCTTGTCAGCCACTGACGAAAGTCTCCGCCGACTTGGGCGACCTCACCAGCCAAACCTCCCAGGCGTCCGAGCGACAGAATATGGCCACTGAGCAGGTGTCGCTGGTGGTCGAAGAAATGGCGACCAGCATTCGTGAAGTGTCGAGTAGCGCCAATTCGGCGGCAGAAGCGGCCCATGACGCAGATAGCTCCGCCAAGGCCGGTGGTGAGGTGGTCAATCAAACCGTTACCAGCATCAATCGCTTGGCACAGGAAGTAGAGCGAGCAGGCGATGTGATTCGCCAGCTCGAAGCCGACACCGGCAATGTAGCCGCCATTCTTGATGTTATTAAAGGCATCGCTGAACAAACCAACTTGCTGGCACTCAACGCCGCCATTGAAGCAGCGCGGGCGGGCGAGCAAGGCCGCGGCTTTGCGGTGGTGGCCGATGAGGTCAGAACTCTGGCATCAAGAACGCAGGACAGCACCCAAGAGATTCAAAACGTCATTGAAAAGCTGCAGTCCGCCGCCAATTCTGCTGTCAGTGCCATGGCCGACAGCAAAGCTCGAGCTGAAGAAAGCGTCACGCAAGCGGCCAAAACCAACGACAGCTTAAGCGTTATCACCGAGAAAATTGAATCCATTTCGGCCATGAACATGAGCATAGCCTCGACCACCGAACAACAGGACCAAGCAGCGGCGAGCATTTTGGAGAATGTCAGCGGTATTCGCGCTACCTCGGAGGCTGCGCTGGCCAGCGTGCAGCAAGTGGAAAATGCCAGTCAGTCGTTGGCCAGCATTTCCGCCACCTTGCAGCGCGTCACGGGTCAGTTCCGGGTTTAA
- a CDS encoding TusE/DsrC/DsvC family sulfur relay protein: MAELDSDGFLKNLDDWSPEVATELAQDEGIELTPAHWEIVHLLRDFYQQYDLAPAMRPLTKYIRSELGADKARSIYLLSLFPGSPAKVAARIAGLPRPENCL, translated from the coding sequence ATGGCTGAACTGGACAGCGATGGATTCCTTAAAAACCTAGACGATTGGTCACCCGAGGTGGCGACAGAGCTGGCACAGGATGAGGGTATCGAGCTAACGCCAGCGCATTGGGAGATTGTTCACTTATTGCGCGATTTCTATCAGCAATATGACCTAGCTCCGGCTATGCGCCCGCTGACTAAGTACATTCGCTCCGAACTGGGGGCGGACAAAGCCAGGAGTATTTATTTGCTGAGCTTATTTCCTGGCAGCCCCGCCAAAGTAGCAGCGCGAATTGCAGGGCTGCCACGCCCTGAAAACTGTTTGTAA
- a CDS encoding DsrE family protein, whose product MDILVMVRSAPTPDPEALELILALAAFELPPKVIFEGAGMGWLLKDAQALHLGGKSPAKLVKSLPLFDCDQVYYLDQDAIQGVIDATQLTPSATPATREQIRQWIASADHCLSF is encoded by the coding sequence ATGGATATTTTAGTGATGGTGCGCAGTGCTCCCACGCCTGATCCTGAAGCGTTGGAGCTGATATTGGCTCTGGCGGCTTTTGAGCTGCCGCCGAAGGTCATTTTTGAAGGCGCTGGCATGGGTTGGCTGCTCAAGGATGCACAAGCTCTGCACCTAGGTGGCAAATCGCCGGCCAAGCTGGTGAAAAGTTTGCCTCTGTTTGATTGCGACCAAGTGTACTACCTCGACCAAGATGCCATACAAGGCGTCATAGATGCCACGCAATTGACTCCAAGTGCGACGCCGGCGACGCGTGAGCAAATTCGCCAGTGGATTGCCAGCGCCGATCATTGTTTGAGTTTTTAA
- the tusD gene encoding sulfurtransferase complex subunit TusD: protein MARFTLLVRRSPYVANGHRSALAFAQACLRAGHTIQRVFFYQDAVFAGLAQQAPQGQTSVEQQWLAVAEQGVELQLCIANALRRGIFDQQEADRYGQQATLQSHYVLRGLGEVASAMTDSDRIVEF, encoded by the coding sequence ATGGCCCGCTTTACTCTATTGGTGCGTCGCAGCCCCTATGTCGCCAACGGCCATCGCTCCGCCTTGGCGTTTGCGCAAGCATGCTTGCGTGCAGGCCACACCATTCAGCGCGTGTTCTTTTACCAAGATGCTGTATTTGCCGGACTGGCCCAGCAAGCGCCGCAAGGACAAACGTCGGTTGAACAGCAATGGCTGGCCGTTGCAGAGCAAGGCGTCGAGCTGCAATTGTGCATTGCTAACGCATTAAGGCGAGGCATTTTTGACCAACAAGAAGCCGATCGTTACGGCCAGCAGGCAACTCTGCAATCACACTACGTTTTGCGCGGCTTGGGCGAGGTGGCCAGCGCGATGACGGACAGCGACCGCATCGTGGAGTTCTAA
- a CDS encoding histone deacetylase family protein — MSTAYFCFHEHFSHATGDDHPEHALRITAIENALKQSGLWDKLTICESGPAKRSDILRAHSPGYVEQLDMIQPQHGRIYVDEDTPMSPGSLEAAYYSAGAAVEAVDAVLNGQFRNAFVATRPPGHHAEHKRSMGFCFFNNIAVAALRAAEAHHLQRIAILDFDAHQGNGTIDILQNDVRFLLCSTFQHPFYPYSHYESNKYNNLVNGYLSAGAGSRDFRDAVLNCWAEPLRRFAPELIIVSAGFDAHYEDPMAELCLVDEDYRWIAQWISHVTDSRNTPWLALLEGGYDLNALGRSANEFIGVMLEQGHGD; from the coding sequence ATGTCGACCGCCTATTTTTGCTTTCATGAGCACTTTTCCCATGCCACAGGGGACGATCACCCGGAACACGCCTTGCGCATCACGGCCATTGAGAATGCGCTAAAACAGTCTGGGCTGTGGGACAAGCTGACCATTTGCGAAAGTGGCCCAGCCAAACGTTCTGACATATTGCGCGCGCACAGCCCCGGCTATGTCGAACAGCTGGATATGATTCAGCCGCAGCATGGCCGCATCTATGTCGATGAAGATACGCCTATGTCGCCGGGCAGCTTAGAAGCGGCCTACTACTCTGCTGGCGCGGCGGTCGAAGCGGTGGACGCGGTGCTAAACGGACAATTTCGTAACGCTTTTGTTGCCACCCGCCCACCTGGGCACCACGCGGAGCACAAGCGCAGCATGGGCTTTTGTTTTTTCAACAACATTGCCGTGGCAGCACTGCGAGCTGCAGAAGCGCATCACTTACAGCGCATTGCCATCCTCGACTTTGACGCGCACCAGGGCAATGGCACCATCGATATCTTACAAAACGACGTACGCTTTTTACTGTGCTCCACCTTTCAGCACCCGTTCTACCCCTACAGCCACTACGAATCCAATAAGTACAACAATTTGGTCAATGGCTACCTGAGTGCCGGCGCTGGCAGTCGCGACTTTCGCGACGCCGTACTCAATTGCTGGGCGGAGCCACTGCGCCGCTTCGCGCCTGAGCTGATCATCGTCTCGGCAGGGTTTGATGCCCACTACGAGGATCCTATGGCGGAGTTATGTTTGGTGGATGAGGACTATCGCTGGATCGCTCAGTGGATCAGTCATGTCACCGACAGTCGCAACACGCCGTGGTTGGCTCTGCTCGAAGGCGGCTACGACCTTAATGCGCTGGGCCGCAGCGCCAATGAGTTTATTGGCGTCATGCTGGAACAAGGGCATGGCGACTGA